One window from the genome of Chrysemys picta bellii isolate R12L10 chromosome 15, ASM1138683v2, whole genome shotgun sequence encodes:
- the LOC101951014 gene encoding testis-specific serine/threonine-protein kinase 1-like has product MDDAAILKKRGYVLGINLGEGSYAKVKSAYSDRLKFNVAVKIINKKKAPRDFLERFLPREIEILAKVNHRAIVKTYEIFETSDGKVYIVMELGVQGDLLEFIKSRGAISEDVARKMFRQLSSAIKYCHDLDVVHRDLKCENLLLDKDFNIKLSDFGFSRRLTRDENGKLILSKTFCGSAAYAAPEVLQGIPYEPKIYDIWSLGVILFIMVCGSMPYDDSNIGKMLKIQKEHRVHFPKSKSLTVECKDLIYRMLQPDVARRLHIEEVFNHMWMQAPKPRVPLATSSVKEGECSQNLKELKSEHRQEIEPLGESKPNRPDYKTEFKVVPRLEAVPETEAAVPEEEQAEVNDLIDQMQRTGIKNDQK; this is encoded by the coding sequence ATGGATGATGCTGCAATCCTTAAAAAGAGAGGCTATGTCTTGGGAATCAATCTGGGAGAAGGGTCATATGCTAAAGTGAAATCTGCCTACTCTGATCGACTGAAATTCAACGTGGCTGTGAAGATAATCAACAAGAAAAAAGCTCCTCGTGACTTCCTGGAAAGATTTCTCCCCAGGGAAATAGAGATTTTGGCCAAAGTGAATCATCGCGCAATTGTCAAGACCTATGAGATTTTTGAGACGTCCGATGGCAAAGTCTACATCGTGATGGAGCTTGGCGTACAAGGAGACTTACTGGAGTTCATCAAGAGCAGAGGCGCCATCTCTGAGGATGTAGCTCGCAAGATGTTTCGCCAGCTGTCTTCTGCCATCAAGTACTGCCACGATTTGGATGTAGTCCACAGGGATTTGAAATGTGAGAACCTCCTTCTAGACAAAGACTTTAATATCAAACTGTCAGACTTTGGCTTTTCCAGACGACTGACTCGAGATGAAAATGGCAAGCTTATTCTCAGTAAAACTTTCTGTGGTTCTGCTGCGTATGCAGCCCCTGAAGTGTTACAGGGCATTCCCTATGAGCCTAAGATTTATGACATATGGAGTCTGGGTGTCATTTTGTTTATAATGGTCTGTGGATCAATGCCATACGACGACTCAAACATTGGAAAAATGCTAAAGATTCAGAAAGAACACAGAGTGCACTTTCCCAAGTCCAAAAGCTTGACAGTTGAGTGCAAAGATCTTATTTACCGCATGCTGCAGCCGGACGTGGCTCGGAGGTTGCACATAGAGGAAGTTTTTAATCACATGTGGATGCAGGCTCCAAAACCCAGAGTTCCTTTGGCAACTTCATCTGTAAAAGAGGGAGAGTGTTCTCAGAATCTCAAAGAGTTGAAGTCAGAGCACAGACAGGAAATAGAACCCCTGGGGGAATCTAAGCCAAATAGACCAGATTACAAAACTGAGTTTAAAGTAGTACCCAGATTGGAAGCAGTACCGGAAACAGAGGCTGCTGTTCCCGAGGAAGAGCAAGCAGAAGTTAATGATCTTATAGATCAAATGCAAAGAACCGGGATCAAAAATGATCAAAAATAG
- the LOC101952265 gene encoding testis-specific serine/threonine-protein kinase 2, translated as MDDAAVLKKRGYIVGGNLGEGSYAKVKSAYSDRLKFDVAVKIIDRKKAPRDFLERFLPREIEILAKVNHCSVVKTYEIFETSDGKVYIVMELGTKGDLLEFIKSKGALAEDVARKMFRQLSSAIKYCHDLDIVHRDLKCENLLLDRDFNIKLSDFGFSRRLTRDENGKVILSKTFCGSAAYAAPEVLQGIPYQPKIYDIWSLGVILYIMVCGSMPYDDSNIRKMLKIQKEHRVHFPKSKNLTVECKDLIYRMLQPDVARRLHVDEILNHIWMQTPKSRVPSATSFVNEGECSRNLGKLKSEHKQEIEPVGESKPDRADYKTDSKVVPRLEAVPEAEDAGSEEEQAEVNDLTDEMQRTAITNGDD; from the coding sequence ATGGATGATGCTGCAGTCCTTAAAAAGAGAGGCTACATCGTGGGGGGAAATTTGGGAGAAGGGTCTTACGCTAAAGTGAAATCTGCCTACTCCGATCGACTGAAATTTGATGTAGCAGTAAAGATCATAGACCGGAAAAAAGCTCCTCGTGACTTCCTGGAAAGATTTCTCCCCAGGGAAATAGAGATTTTGGCCAAAGTGAATCACTGCTCCGTGGTCAAGACCTATGAGATTTTTGAGACATCTGATGGCAAAGTCTACATCGTGATGGAGCTGGGTACAAAAGGAGACTTACTGGAGTTCATCAAGAGCAAAGGGGCTTTGGCTGAAGATGTAGCTCGCAAGATGTTTCGCCAGCTGTCTTCTGCCATCAAGTACTGCCACGATTTGGATATTGTTCACAGGGACTTGAAATGTGAGAACCTCCTTCTAGACAGAGACTTTAATATCAAACTGTCAGACTTTGGCTTTTCCAGACGACTGACTCGAGATGAAAATGGCAAAGTTATTCTCAGTAAAACCTTCTGTGGTTCTGCTGCATATGCAGCCCCTGAAGTGTTACAGGGCATTCCCTATCAGCCTAAGATTTATGACATATGGAGTCTGGGTGTCATTTTGTATATAATGGTCTGTGGATCAATGCCATATGACGACTCAAACATTAGAAAAATGCTAAAGATTCAGAAAGAACACAGAGTGCACTTTCCCAAGTCTAAAAACTTGACAGTTGAATGCAAAGATCTTATTTACCGCATGCTGCAGCCGGACGTGGCTCGGAGGTTGCACGTAGATGAGATTTTAAATCATATTTGGATGCAGACTCCAAAATCCAGAGTTCCTTCAGCAACTTCATTTGTAAATGAGGGAGAGTGTTCTCGGAATCTTGGCAAGTTGAAGTCAGAGCACAAACAGGAAATAGAACCTGTGGGGGAATCTAAGCCAGATAGAGCAGATTACAAAACTGATTCTAAAGTAGTGCCCAGATTGGAGGCAGTACCGGAAGCAGAGGATGCTGGTTCCGAGGAAGAGCAAGCAGAAGTTAATGACCTTACAGATGAAATGCAAAGAACAGCGATCACAAATGGCGATGACTAA